A stretch of the Capsicum annuum cultivar UCD-10X-F1 chromosome 8, UCD10Xv1.1, whole genome shotgun sequence genome encodes the following:
- the LOC107857218 gene encoding uncharacterized protein LOC107857218 — translation MARLSRGLVMVMVIVAAIQLCSHQQAETTATATASLSWRGPCSVEARLKIEECMKEDTDADIDRCCPILHSLIDNSCSCWFHAMITDRQIATRCFTHCDIVRPLCSTADQVM, via the exons ATGGCAAGACTAAGCAgagggttggttatggttatggtaatAGTGGCTGCAATTCAACTTTGCAGCCACCAGCAGGCGGAGACCACGGCCACGGCCACCGCCAGCCTCTCGTGGAGGGGACCTTGCAGTGTGGAAGCTAGATTGAAAATAGAAGAATGCATGAAAGAAGATACTGATGCTGACATTGACAGATGCTGCCCTATATTGCACAGCCTCATTGATAATAGCTGCTCTTGTTGGTTTCACGCTATGATAACTGACAGACAAATTGCCACTCGTTGTTTCACTCACTGCGACATTGTTCGTCCATTATGCTCAACTGCTGATCAA GTGATGTGA
- the LOC107845370 gene encoding uclacyanin-3, with protein MAMSAVATLLFLLVASPVAFAANHVVGGDGGWTQSGDYTTWAAGETFNVGDTLEFNYGGSHGVDVISKDDYDNCNTGNAIKSYNDGKTTIKLSKAGPMYFTCPTFGHCQGGMKLAINVQDSSTPSTPSTPTTPSTPATTPSTPSDSPATPTTPSVGNTPTKSTPTTPNGATGVLGNMNKFVVGVSVVLGALFAFMC; from the exons ATGGCAATGTCAGCGGTAGCAACTCTCCTCTTTCTTCTTGTTGCTTCTCCGGTGGCTTTTGCCGCTAACCACGTCGTTGGAGGGGATGGGGGATGGACTCAGTCCGGAGATTACACCACTTGGGCTGCTGGTGAAACCTTCAACGTTGGTGACACCCTTG AGTTCAACTATGGCGGAAGCCACGGAGTGGATGTAATAAGCAAAGATGACTACGACAACTGCAACACCGGTAACGCCATCAAGTCATACAATGATGGAAAGACCACTATCAAACTTTCCAAAGCTGGTCCAATGTACTTTACTTGTCCTACTTTTGGTCATTGTCAAGGTGGCATGAAATTGGCTATCAATGTCCAAGATAGTTCCACCCCTTCTACTCCTTCAACTCCAACTACTCCATCAACTCCTGCAACTACTCCTTCAACTCCTTCTGACTCACCCGCCACACCTACTACCCCTAGCGTTGGCAATACACCCACGAAGTCTACACCAACAACGCCTAATGGAGCAACAGGAGTTCTTGGCAACATGAACAAGTTTGTAGTTGGAGTTTCAGTTGTATTGGGAGCTTTGTTTGCGTTCATGTGCTAG
- the LOC124886568 gene encoding uncharacterized protein LOC124886568, translated as MALILRYVDRNGEVVERFIGLIHVSDTSACSLKKEIYSLLFDHSLSPFKIRGQGSFKHRDLLRHYQAKNLKQLLESGEAHTGQGLHQECELQRPGDTRWGSHFKTLDSFLVIFSFIVHVLGVIEIEELNDPFDVVSSDLLLGMGSLNPFNSFSNFDKDRIMTLAKCYPNEFDDGKLRDLSYQLDTFIIHMRGGDFKFSKLQGIRDLTKTLVEANLVETYSFVYLLVKLTLILPVATATAERAFSFIKSIKNEVRNSIDDQYLNDCLVCYIERDVFANVSNDVIVDRFQNMKTRR; from the exons ATGGCTCTTATTTTGAGGTATGTTGATAGGAATGGTGAAGTTGTAGAACGATTTATCGGTCTTATCCATGTTAGTGATACATCGGCATGCTCattgaagaaagaaatttattCTCTGCTTTTCGATCACTCACTAAGTCCATTCAAAATACGTGGACAAG GATCTTTTAAGCATAGAGATTTACTTCGtcattaccaagccaaaaattTGAAGCAATTACTTGAGTCCGGTGAAGCTCATACCGGACAAGGATTACATCAAGAATGTGAGCTTCAAAGACCGGGTGATACTCGCTGGGGATCACATTTCAAAACATTGGATAGCTTTCTTGTTATTTTCTCATTTATTGTTCATGTGCTTGGGgtgattgaaattgaag AGCTTAATGATCCTTTTGATGTAGTGAGTAGTGATTTGCTTCTTGGGATGGGCAGCTTGAATCCTTTCAATTCTTTCTCTAACTTTGACAAAGATAGAATCATGACTTTAGCGAAGTGTTAtccaaatgagtttgatgatggaAAGCTTCGAGATTTGAGTTATCAACTTGATACTTTCATAATTCACATGCGAGGTGGTGATTTCAAATTCTCCAAATTGCAAGGAATTCGTGATTTGACAAAGACATTGGTTGAGGCAAATCTTGTGGAGACTTATTCATTTGTTTATTTACTTGTGAAGTTGACTCTAATTTTACCCGTTGCTACCGCAACTGCGGAAAGAgcattttctttcataaaatccataaaaaatgaAGTGCGAAATAGTATTGATGATCAATATTTAAATGATTGTTTAGTATGTTACATAGAACGTGATGTATTTGCAAATGTAAGTAATGATGTTATTGTTGATcgttttcagaatatgaaaaccCGTCGTTGA